One Pleurocapsa sp. PCC 7327 DNA segment encodes these proteins:
- the cbiD gene encoding cobalt-precorrin-5B (C(1))-methyltransferase CbiD codes for MSTPRSGYTLPVFACASAIAALRYLHRDEIGDTVSLDLIEPAQIVEISIEQVARIGENTALAITRSDPGDNLDLTRNTPVWALVEIEVQRSRPEQIIIQGGEGVGKQIDNKGKAAIYSYAQRLLRENLQRLLKPEEKILVTIVLPEGRRLAERTSNEAFGVVEGLSLLGTTGISQPLSAPSQLEAFQEELTIKAKQCDRLVFCVGENGLDLAQQMGINPEQLIKTANWLGSMLVAAAMQQVRSILLFGYHGKLIKLAGGIFHTHHHLADGRLEILTAHCAQIGLPTPILQQIFTSSTAEAALKLLRELDEREGSNWVEQVYGAIAQTIDRRSQDYIRKQAEKEVQVGSILFDRKRSILVGSPMGKILLDRLRAR; via the coding sequence ATGTCTACCCCTCGTTCTGGATATACTTTACCCGTGTTTGCTTGTGCATCTGCGATCGCGGCGTTGCGCTATTTGCATCGAGACGAGATTGGAGATACAGTTTCGCTGGATTTAATCGAACCCGCCCAAATTGTTGAAATTTCCATCGAACAAGTCGCTCGTATTGGCGAAAATACTGCTCTGGCAATTACTCGCAGCGATCCAGGGGATAATTTAGATTTAACTCGCAATACTCCAGTTTGGGCATTGGTAGAAATAGAGGTGCAGCGATCGCGTCCAGAACAGATTATCATTCAAGGCGGCGAAGGAGTTGGCAAACAAATCGATAACAAAGGGAAAGCGGCAATTTATAGTTACGCCCAACGGCTGTTACGAGAGAATCTGCAAAGACTCCTCAAACCAGAAGAGAAAATTCTCGTAACGATTGTTTTACCGGAGGGACGCAGGCTAGCAGAACGAACCTCCAATGAGGCTTTCGGCGTAGTTGAAGGGCTGTCTTTACTGGGAACGACAGGAATTTCTCAACCGTTGAGCGCACCGAGTCAGTTGGAAGCCTTTCAGGAAGAATTAACAATTAAAGCAAAACAATGCGATCGTTTGGTTTTTTGTGTAGGAGAAAATGGACTAGATTTAGCCCAGCAAATGGGAATTAACCCAGAACAATTAATTAAAACCGCTAATTGGTTGGGATCTATGTTAGTTGCCGCAGCTATGCAACAAGTTCGATCGATTTTGCTATTTGGCTACCACGGCAAACTGATTAAATTAGCAGGCGGAATTTTCCACACGCATCACCACTTGGCAGACGGACGCTTGGAAATTTTGACGGCTCATTGCGCTCAAATTGGATTGCCCACACCAATTTTGCAACAAATATTTACAAGTTCTACCGCAGAAGCCGCTTTGAAACTGCTGCGGGAGTTAGACGAACGAGAGGGAAGCAATTGGGTTGAGCAAGTGTACGGCGCGATCGCGCAAACTATCGATCGCCGTTCTCAAGACTATATTCGCAAGCAAGCCGAAAAAGAAGTGCAAGTCGGTTCGATTTTATTTGACCGAAAGCGATCGATTCTCGTCGGTTCTCCGATGGGAAAAATTTTACTAGATCGCCTTCGCGCAAGATGA
- the hypF gene encoding carbamoyltransferase HypF: MVRLRSTNAEIAEEIRVRGTVQGVGFRPTVYRLAKDCRLRGEVGNDGEGVWIYVAGKRDAIDTFVERLRVECPPLAKIEAIIRRPYEGDRTFTDFTIAESSSTSIRTEIAADAATCPACRAEIFDPFSRWYRYPFTNCTHCGPRLSIIKRLPYDRSNTSMAEFKMCPDCIRNYEDPSDRRFHAQPTACPVCGPKAWLERFDGKPITAHMFSMLDDVDVVCTLIQQGQIVAIKGLGGFHLACDATNEAVVQKLRYSKRRPDKPLALMARDINIIEKYCLVSAAERELLESPAAPIVLLQRRERDNQSDESKIQNLIAPSVAPGQNYLGFMLPYTPLHHLALKRLEIPIVLTSGNLSDEPQCIDNEDARKKLAGIADYFLFHNRDIVNRVDDSVVCIIGIRNSKTLNFLPKPLTRQEINFLANKQNSLKRTCAVSLGIDSQSEVGIQARNRFQILRRARGYAPAPINLPEGFKDIPPILAMGSQLKNTFCLLRDGQAILSQHIGDLENAAASEAYKKTLDLYLSLLEHQPKAIAIDLHPEYLSTKLGKELAAANSLKLYAIQHHHAHVAACMAENHLPIDAPPVLGIALDGLGYGEDGTLWGGEFLLADYQGYKRLGTFKPVAMLGGEQAIYQPWRNTYAHLKAAFGAELPPENLELLTFLKQKPLTLLDQMMEKGINSPLASSGGRLFDAVAAAIGICRESCSYEGQGAIALEAIAESCILTHSEEIEGYPFTIANLEGRGRSPLPYLEPRPMWQALLEDLKQDTPQEVMAAKFHQGLANAIASMVDRIRYGEEKINRVALTGGVFQNRLLLVELCDRLQAMGIQVLTHGKVPSNDGGLSLGQVAIAAARFF, from the coding sequence ATGGTTCGACTCAGATCGACTAACGCAGAGATAGCGGAAGAAATTCGAGTACGGGGAACAGTTCAGGGGGTAGGGTTTCGTCCTACCGTATATCGTCTGGCTAAAGATTGTCGGTTACGGGGAGAAGTTGGCAATGATGGCGAAGGGGTATGGATTTATGTGGCGGGCAAGCGGGACGCGATCGATACTTTTGTAGAAAGATTGCGTGTCGAATGTCCTCCTCTAGCAAAAATTGAAGCCATTATTCGCCGTCCTTATGAGGGCGATCGCACTTTTACCGATTTTACTATTGCTGAGAGTAGCAGTACTTCTATCCGCACCGAAATCGCTGCCGATGCTGCCACTTGCCCCGCTTGTCGCGCTGAAATTTTTGACCCTTTCAGTCGCTGGTATCGTTATCCCTTTACCAACTGCACCCACTGCGGTCCTCGTCTGAGCATTATTAAACGCCTGCCTTACGATCGCAGCAATACTAGCATGGCGGAGTTTAAGATGTGTCCCGATTGTATCAGAAATTATGAAGATCCGAGCGATCGCAGATTTCACGCCCAACCAACTGCCTGTCCGGTATGCGGACCTAAAGCATGGCTGGAACGTTTCGATGGGAAGCCAATCACCGCTCATATGTTCTCGATGCTAGATGACGTGGATGTTGTCTGTACGCTTATTCAACAGGGACAGATCGTTGCTATCAAGGGATTGGGAGGCTTCCATCTCGCCTGCGATGCCACTAATGAAGCAGTCGTGCAAAAGCTACGTTACTCGAAGCGTCGTCCCGACAAACCACTGGCTTTAATGGCGAGAGATATTAATATTATCGAGAAATATTGCCTCGTAAGTGCGGCAGAAAGAGAACTTCTTGAAAGTCCCGCCGCCCCGATTGTTCTCTTACAAAGGAGAGAACGAGATAATCAAAGCGATGAATCTAAAATCCAAAATCTCATCGCCCCTTCTGTCGCGCCCGGTCAAAATTACTTGGGCTTTATGCTTCCTTACACTCCCTTACACCATTTGGCACTGAAGCGACTAGAAATTCCTATCGTCCTCACTAGCGGTAACTTATCCGACGAACCCCAATGCATCGACAACGAAGATGCCCGCAAGAAGTTAGCAGGAATTGCAGATTACTTTCTATTCCACAATCGAGATATTGTAAATCGCGTCGATGATTCAGTCGTTTGCATTATCGGTATTAGAAACTCAAAAACACTAAATTTCTTGCCAAAACCTCTCACCCGCCAAGAAATTAATTTCTTGGCTAATAAACAAAATTCTCTTAAGAGGACTTGTGCGGTTAGCTTGGGAATTGATTCTCAATCAGAAGTTGGGATTCAGGCAAGAAATCGATTCCAAATCCTTCGCCGCGCCCGTGGTTATGCGCCTGCACCCATCAATTTACCAGAAGGATTCAAAGACATTCCACCCATTCTAGCAATGGGCAGTCAACTGAAGAATACATTCTGTCTGCTACGAGATGGACAAGCTATTCTTTCTCAACACATTGGCGATTTAGAAAATGCCGCTGCTTCTGAAGCTTATAAAAAAACACTCGATCTCTATTTGAGTTTACTAGAGCATCAGCCAAAAGCGATCGCGATCGACCTCCATCCCGAATACCTTTCTACCAAACTCGGCAAAGAATTAGCTGCTGCCAACTCTCTGAAACTGTATGCCATCCAACACCATCACGCCCACGTTGCCGCTTGCATGGCAGAAAATCATCTACCCATCGATGCGCCGCCCGTGTTAGGCATTGCCTTAGATGGGTTGGGTTACGGAGAAGACGGTACGTTATGGGGAGGAGAATTCCTTTTAGCCGACTACCAAGGCTATAAAAGGCTAGGGACTTTCAAACCCGTGGCGATGCTTGGAGGAGAACAGGCAATCTATCAGCCATGGCGCAATACTTATGCTCATTTGAAAGCTGCGTTTGGGGCAGAATTACCGCCAGAAAATTTAGAACTTCTGACCTTCCTCAAACAAAAGCCCCTAACTCTCCTCGACCAAATGATGGAAAAAGGCATCAACTCGCCCCTCGCGTCTTCGGGCGGGCGCTTGTTTGATGCGGTAGCGGCGGCAATAGGAATATGTCGAGAGTCTTGTAGCTATGAAGGACAAGGCGCGATCGCACTCGAAGCCATAGCCGAATCTTGTATATTAACTCACTCTGAAGAAATCGAGGGTTATCCCTTTACTATCGCTAATCTAGAAGGTAGGGGACGATCGCCTCTTCCCTACCTGGAACCTCGTCCGATGTGGCAAGCACTTTTGGAAGACTTAAAGCAAGACACCCCTCAAGAGGTTATGGCTGCCAAGTTTCATCAAGGACTCGCTAACGCGATCGCGTCTATGGTCGATCGCATTCGTTACGGGGAAGAGAAGATTAATCGAGTCGCCCTGACTGGCGGCGTATTTCAGAATCGACTGCTGTTAGTCGAACTATGCGATCGCTTGCAAGCAATGGGAATCCAAGTTCTGACGCACGGCAAAGTGCCGTCCAACGATGGCGGATTGTCTCTCGGTCAAGTCGCGATCGCAGCCGCCCGATTCTTTTAA
- a CDS encoding HypC/HybG/HupF family hydrogenase formation chaperone — protein sequence MCLGIPGQIVEITDATHKLALVDIGGVKRQVNIACIVDDEHPIESYIGDWVQVHVGFALSRLDEQEAAETLEMLAEMAAAIE from the coding sequence ATGTGTTTAGGAATTCCCGGTCAAATTGTTGAAATTACCGATGCTACCCATAAATTAGCCCTGGTCGATATTGGGGGAGTCAAACGACAAGTTAACATTGCCTGCATTGTCGATGACGAGCATCCCATCGAATCCTACATCGGCGATTGGGTGCAAGTTCATGTCGGTTTTGCCTTGAGTCGCCTTGACGAACAAGAAGCAGCCGAAACATTAGAAATGTTAGCAGAAATGGCAGCAGCGATCGAATAG
- the hypD gene encoding hydrogenase formation protein HypD: MKYVTEFRDPQKAKALLEEIKRLSELLEKTPEEPLKLMEICGGHTHSIFKYGIEEALPASIELIHGPGCPVCVMPRGRLDAAIALAEHPNVIFTTFGDAMRVPGSKKSLLQAKAEGADIRTIYSPLDALPIAKDNPDKEVVFFGIGFETTAPSTALTVLQAEAEGIHNFSLFCNHVLVVPALEALLVNPDLKLDGFIGPGHVSTIIGIEPYQIIAEKYHKPLVISGFEPLDILQSIWMLLKQIIEGRCEVENQYTRLVKEGGNSIALETMGKVFEVRDKFEWRGLGEITESGLKIKEEYAYFDAEVKFCVPNLKVADSAACQCGEILKGVLKPWECKVFGTACTPETPIGTCMVSSEGACAAYYKYGRLSTLAKAAKPNKVSA, translated from the coding sequence ATGAAATACGTAACTGAATTTAGAGATCCGCAAAAAGCTAAAGCTTTATTAGAAGAAATAAAACGACTCAGCGAACTGTTAGAAAAAACGCCAGAAGAACCGTTGAAGCTGATGGAAATCTGCGGCGGTCATACTCATTCCATTTTTAAATACGGCATTGAAGAAGCCTTGCCCGCCAGCATAGAACTAATTCACGGTCCCGGCTGTCCGGTGTGCGTAATGCCGAGGGGACGATTAGATGCTGCGATCGCGCTTGCCGAACATCCTAACGTAATCTTTACTACCTTTGGCGATGCCATGCGGGTTCCCGGTTCCAAAAAGAGTTTGCTGCAAGCAAAAGCAGAAGGTGCAGATATTCGCACGATCTACTCTCCCCTAGATGCCTTGCCCATTGCCAAGGATAACCCAGATAAGGAGGTCGTTTTTTTCGGGATTGGCTTTGAAACCACTGCCCCCAGCACCGCTTTAACCGTCCTACAAGCAGAAGCAGAAGGCATTCATAATTTTAGCCTCTTTTGCAATCACGTCCTCGTCGTTCCCGCCCTAGAAGCCCTCCTGGTCAATCCCGACCTCAAACTTGATGGCTTTATTGGTCCCGGTCATGTCAGTACGATTATCGGAATAGAACCCTATCAAATTATTGCCGAGAAATACCACAAACCTCTAGTCATTTCTGGATTTGAACCCCTCGACATCCTACAATCGATTTGGATGCTTCTCAAGCAAATTATCGAAGGTCGCTGCGAAGTAGAAAACCAATATACTCGCCTCGTTAAAGAAGGCGGCAACAGCATCGCCCTAGAAACCATGGGCAAAGTCTTTGAAGTGCGAGACAAGTTTGAATGGCGGGGACTGGGAGAGATTACAGAATCAGGATTGAAAATCAAGGAAGAATATGCATATTTTGATGCAGAAGTCAAGTTTTGCGTTCCCAATCTTAAAGTTGCCGATTCGGCTGCCTGTCAGTGTGGGGAAATCCTCAAAGGAGTTTTGAAACCTTGGGAATGTAAAGTTTTTGGCACGGCTTGCACTCCCGAAACGCCTATAGGAACTTGTATGGTGTCCTCGGAAGGCGCTTGTGCCGCCTATTACAAATACGGTCGCCTTTCTACGCTTGCTAAAGCAGCTAAACCCAACAAAGTATCTGCCTAA
- a CDS encoding 4-oxalocrotonate tautomerase family protein yields the protein MPFVTIQIAKGHSVELKRKLAQAVTDTLVSTLGTKPEWVTIHIDEFDPENWAVGGELHIDRHSDKHAQKKS from the coding sequence GTGCCATTCGTTACTATTCAAATTGCCAAAGGTCACTCCGTCGAACTCAAACGGAAACTCGCCCAAGCGGTTACTGACACTCTCGTTTCTACATTGGGAACGAAACCAGAATGGGTAACAATTCATATCGACGAATTCGATCCCGAAAACTGGGCAGTTGGCGGCGAATTACATATCGATCGACATTCTGACAAACACGCTCAGAAAAAGAGTTAA
- a CDS encoding aminotransferase class IV → MFWYDGELIEGDSLSIGIDDPGLLYGATVFTTLRVYDRSLDRPLTHWQLHCDRLRHSIQAFEWQSPDWRRLRQGVEILLAYYPVLRIAIFADGREWIIGQSLPVDLKERQQQGIVGWVADESLYRRSLAAYKTGNYLSAWLARQKAQKLGAKEAILLDEAGNWLETSTGNLWGWKEECWWTPALEEKLLPGIARSQLIEWLQSQNIPVKQNRWTPEFVRDLEAIAYSNSVMEIIPFSLIIHPLGKQFLNCNLLALEHLRSYFLT, encoded by the coding sequence ATGTTTTGGTATGACGGAGAGTTAATTGAAGGTGACTCGTTATCGATTGGAATCGACGATCCCGGATTGCTTTATGGGGCGACAGTATTTACCACGCTGCGCGTTTACGATCGCTCGCTAGATCGTCCCCTGACGCATTGGCAATTGCACTGCGATCGCCTGCGCCATAGCATCCAAGCGTTTGAGTGGCAGTCGCCCGACTGGAGACGGCTGCGACAGGGAGTAGAAATCTTACTTGCGTATTATCCCGTTCTGAGAATCGCAATTTTTGCCGATGGACGAGAATGGATTATCGGGCAATCGCTACCTGTAGATTTAAAAGAACGTCAGCAACAAGGAATTGTCGGATGGGTAGCCGATGAATCGCTATATAGACGCTCTCTAGCCGCTTATAAAACGGGTAATTATTTAAGTGCGTGGCTTGCCCGACAAAAAGCGCAAAAATTAGGAGCAAAGGAGGCTATTTTGCTCGATGAAGCAGGCAATTGGCTAGAAACCAGTACCGGAAATCTTTGGGGATGGAAAGAAGAATGTTGGTGGACTCCGGCTCTAGAGGAAAAGCTTTTACCGGGGATCGCACGATCGCAGTTAATCGAGTGGTTGCAATCTCAAAATATACCCGTCAAACAAAATCGATGGACTCCAGAATTTGTCAGAGACTTGGAAGCGATCGCTTATAGTAATAGCGTCATGGAAATTATTCCCTTTTCACTCATTATTCATCCCTTGGGAAAACAGTTTCTCAATTGCAATCTCTTGGCATTAGAACATTTACGGAGTTATTTTTTAACCTAA
- the menD gene encoding 2-succinyl-5-enolpyruvyl-6-hydroxy-3-cyclohexene-1-carboxylic-acid synthase — translation MPLDFRNVNALWSSIVVETLSRLGLTVAVICPGSRSSPLTIAFARHPAIEAIPILDERSAAFFALGIAKRKGLPVALICTSGTAGANFYPAVIEAKESRVSLIIMTADRPPELRHCHAGQTIDQVKLYGNYPNWQTELAVPSLDMGMLCYLRQTLIHAWERSRFPIPGVVHLNFPFREPLAPIPNPDTEALASEFDSEEFFARIVSSENYIHPLSRIPLPLDNWQSCERGIIIAGVMSSHHNKEYCQAIARLSCFLNYPVLAEALSPLRNYADLNPYLIATYDPILRDRQLAEKLAPEIVIQLGELPTSKELRTWLETTQPHRWIVDPSWENFDPLHGKTIHLRTSIEQLTHHLPEPAIANPTNYLKYWCEAETQVRQTIDRTMRAIDHFLEGKAAWLLSQTLPPDTPIFIANSMSVRDLEFFWMPRNSGIIPYFNRGANGIDGTLSTALGIAHRHQSSVLLTGDLALLHDTNGFLIKQKFIGHLTIILINNNGGGIFEMLPISQFEPPFEEFFATPQNINFAKLCATYEVEYQLITTWKQLEQLLNPLPEIGVRVLEVQTDRKADARWLQDNLKKFAGDR, via the coding sequence ATGCCTCTCGATTTTCGCAACGTCAATGCGCTTTGGTCATCTATTGTGGTAGAAACCTTATCTCGTCTGGGATTAACAGTTGCCGTAATCTGTCCCGGTTCTCGCTCATCGCCTTTAACGATTGCTTTTGCCCGACATCCCGCTATAGAAGCCATTCCGATTTTAGACGAGCGTTCTGCTGCCTTTTTTGCCTTGGGAATCGCCAAAAGAAAGGGATTGCCTGTCGCCCTAATCTGTACCTCTGGAACGGCAGGAGCGAATTTTTATCCCGCAGTCATCGAAGCGAAAGAAAGTCGCGTCTCTCTTATCATAATGACTGCCGATCGCCCGCCAGAATTGCGCCATTGCCATGCCGGACAAACGATCGATCAAGTGAAATTATATGGCAATTATCCCAACTGGCAAACTGAATTAGCCGTCCCTAGTTTGGATATGGGAATGCTGTGCTATTTGCGGCAAACCCTCATTCATGCTTGGGAGCGATCGCGCTTTCCTATCCCAGGAGTCGTCCATCTCAATTTTCCTTTTCGCGAACCTCTAGCCCCTATTCCTAACCCCGATACGGAAGCACTCGCATCCGAGTTTGACTCAGAAGAATTTTTTGCTCGAATCGTTAGCAGCGAAAATTACATTCATCCTTTATCTCGTATCCCTCTTCCCTTAGACAATTGGCAATCCTGCGAACGGGGCATTATTATTGCTGGCGTTATGAGTTCCCACCACAATAAAGAATATTGTCAAGCGATCGCGCGCCTGTCTTGCTTTCTTAATTATCCCGTTCTCGCGGAAGCACTCTCTCCCCTGAGAAATTATGCCGATCTCAATCCTTATTTAATTGCGACCTACGACCCGATTTTACGCGATCGCCAACTCGCTGAAAAATTAGCCCCAGAAATCGTCATTCAATTGGGCGAATTGCCTACTAGTAAAGAACTTCGCACTTGGTTAGAAACAACGCAACCCCACCGCTGGATCGTCGATCCGAGTTGGGAAAACTTCGATCCGCTTCATGGCAAAACGATTCATTTACGGACATCGATCGAACAATTAACTCATCATCTTCCAGAACCAGCGATCGCTAATCCAACCAACTATCTCAAATATTGGTGCGAGGCGGAAACACAAGTAAGACAAACGATCGACCGAACAATGCGAGCGATCGACCATTTTTTAGAAGGGAAAGCAGCTTGGTTACTTTCGCAAACTTTACCGCCAGATACGCCAATTTTTATTGCCAATAGTATGTCCGTGCGAGATTTAGAATTCTTTTGGATGCCCAGAAATAGTGGAATCATACCTTATTTTAATCGCGGAGCTAATGGAATTGACGGCACTTTATCGACTGCTTTAGGAATTGCCCATCGCCATCAAAGTAGCGTTTTGTTGACAGGAGATTTAGCACTGCTACATGATACTAATGGTTTTTTAATTAAACAGAAATTTATCGGTCATCTCACTATTATTTTAATTAACAATAATGGCGGAGGAATTTTTGAAATGTTACCGATTTCTCAATTCGAACCTCCATTTGAAGAGTTTTTTGCTACACCCCAAAATATTAATTTTGCAAAATTATGTGCGACTTATGAGGTTGAATATCAGCTTATTACTACTTGGAAACAGTTAGAGCAGTTATTAAATCCACTCCCAGAAATAGGAGTTCGCGTGCTGGAAGTGCAGACAGATCGCAAAGCTGATGCTCGTTGGTTACAAGATAATTTGAAAAAATTTGCAGGGGATAGATAA